In the genome of Deltaproteobacteria bacterium, the window CGACACCTATTTCAACTGGGACCAGCGGGACCGCGACAAGGAGGTCCTCTGGCTCACCAAGCAGGCGGGCCGGGAGATCGAGAGCACCTTCACCGGGTTGAAGGAGATCGTCGAGAAGGTCGGCGGCGACCTGACGGCGTCGGACCGGTACTGGGTCGACCGGTGGGGCGGCGACGTCGACCGCAACTGGCTGGAGGAGAACCTCTGGCGCACCAAGCAGGAGCTCAACCACGGCAACCGATGCGTGGACATCATCGAATGGCTTACCGGCGAGCCCGTGGACATCAAGGAAGTGGTGCGCCGCTACAACCGCTGGACCCCCGATCCGTCGCTGCCCGACATGAAGGAATGGGTCCGGCTGGCGGAGGTGTTCAAGGAGCAGGAGGCCCGCCAGGAGCCCTGGGCGCGGCTCATCAACTCCCAGGGGCTGCTCGAAGGCGGCAGTTGCGGCCTGTTCTACGCCGCCTCCCAGTTGAGCGGCAGCGAGCTCAACGACCGCCTGTCCGAGGCCTTCACCGTGGTGCTGGACGACGAGCGCGGCCACGGGCCGGCCAACATCTACCAGATCGCCGACGCCTTCACCCAGCAGGAGGCGGTGGACGGCGCCCGGGGACTGATGGTGGAGCGCGGCATCCAGCGCCTGCGCATGCGCAACGAGCAGTTCAGCTATCCCATCGACGAAGCGCGCATCCAGGACATCGCCGCCGGCAACATCGGCCTCGACGTGACCAAGGCGATCTGGGGCGAGACCCTGGCGAAGTTCATCGACTGACGCCATTAGGGACGCTGGCGTGGCATCCCACATCGACCTTGAGAACAAGGACGGCATCGCCTTCATCACGCTGAACCGGCCCGAGCGGCTCAACGCCATGAACGAGGCCATGTGGGCGGAGCTGGGGCGGGTGTGGGACGCCTTCGCGGCGGACCCGGCGCTGCGGGTGGCGGTGGTGAGCGGCGCCGGGGAGCGGGCGTTCTCCACCGGAATGGACCTGAAGGAGCGGGCGGTGGCCGGGGACCCCCGGGCGCGGGAGTTCTGGACCTCCGCGCTGGCGCGTGACCCCGGCCGCCGGGAACCGGTGTGGAAACCCATGATCGCGGCGGTGCACGGCTACTGCCTGGCCGGGGGCTTCGAGATCGCCCTGTCCTGTGACATCCGCATCTGCAGCGAGGATGCCACCTTCGGCCTGCCGGAGATCAAGCGGGGGTTCTTCCCGGGCAGTTCGGGCACCGTGCGGCTGCCCCGCATCGTGCCGTTGGGCATGGCCCTGGAGATGCTCTACACCGGCGCGTCCATCTCCGCCGACGAGGCGTTCCGCTGCGGCTTGGTGAACCGGGTGGTGCCGCGGGACGAACTGTTGCCGGCGACCGAGAAGCTCGCCCGGTCCATAGCCGACGGCCCGCCACTGGCGCTGCAGGCGCTCAAGGAGGTGGTGCTCCGTAGCCTCGACCTGCCGCTTGCCGACGCCATCCGCTTCGAGGCTGGGTTCCGCGCCATGGTGG includes:
- a CDS encoding enoyl-CoA hydratase-related protein; amino-acid sequence: MASHIDLENKDGIAFITLNRPERLNAMNEAMWAELGRVWDAFAADPALRVAVVSGAGERAFSTGMDLKERAVAGDPRAREFWTSALARDPGRREPVWKPMIAAVHGYCLAGGFEIALSCDIRICSEDATFGLPEIKRGFFPGSSGTVRLPRIVPLGMALEMLYTGASISADEAFRCGLVNRVVPRDELLPATEKLARSIADGPPLALQALKEVVLRSLDLPLADAIRFEAGFRAMVGGTEDAREGPRAFSEKRKPSFKGR